One window of Psychrobacillus sp. FSL H8-0483 genomic DNA carries:
- a CDS encoding DUF2628 domain-containing protein produces the protein MIYNSRRNRNRSDINNHLLGLFIGEKKQNYYIRKWSKGLNSWNWAAFFFSLFWLGYRKMYNPILLILGIYLVIDLIVTILGIDDTVLNSYLGLAVGVTFGITGNNTYRLYAIKRIRKIMESKPTNPELLHDEIQLRGGPSWKGFFASVGLFSIYILLAMSIFSFVPSINDTVESEVAYDIEFDVIEVLEDNIQALQNEHFDDYMAMVYIDDDQTIYEETVQMVRGIFERFDLAYEISDYEFLSISQNEVKVRVTQTTTLVDGEDFRNNESVFIHTLRPQKGKWKFFDTEVVSVSYLDEDISVQNNVDSLSNEPTYKTLHAPSMFDFIITDEIDLNNDGTLEIVSFNGGPEESSNYMNENVEIKVEFDTGEIFSVPVSAENPPILYLYDINLDGWMELFYETGARITGTDMYQFTPDGLEYVDTFNGAIEKLNAYEVFTNEDYYTLDSYLKVTNH, from the coding sequence TTGATTTATAATAGTAGAAGGAATAGAAATCGATCAGATATAAATAATCATTTACTGGGATTATTTATTGGAGAAAAAAAGCAAAACTATTACATACGAAAATGGTCAAAAGGATTGAATTCTTGGAACTGGGCGGCATTTTTCTTTTCATTATTTTGGCTTGGTTATCGGAAAATGTACAATCCAATTCTCTTGATTTTGGGAATATATTTAGTAATTGACCTAATTGTTACAATACTGGGGATAGACGATACCGTACTCAATAGTTATTTAGGATTAGCTGTTGGAGTCACTTTCGGAATTACAGGTAATAATACATATCGATTATATGCAATCAAAAGAATTCGTAAAATAATGGAGAGTAAACCAACTAATCCTGAATTATTACACGACGAAATTCAATTGAGAGGGGGGCCAAGCTGGAAAGGTTTTTTTGCATCAGTTGGGTTATTCTCAATTTACATTTTATTAGCAATGAGCATTTTTTCCTTTGTTCCTTCTATTAACGATACGGTAGAGTCTGAAGTAGCTTATGATATTGAATTCGATGTTATAGAAGTTCTTGAAGACAATATACAGGCTCTCCAAAATGAGCATTTTGATGACTATATGGCTATGGTGTATATAGATGATGACCAAACTATTTATGAAGAAACAGTACAAATGGTAAGAGGTATATTTGAAAGATTTGATTTGGCATATGAAATTAGTGATTATGAATTTTTATCAATTTCCCAAAATGAAGTTAAAGTACGCGTAACTCAAACAACAACTCTAGTAGACGGAGAAGATTTTCGTAATAATGAATCAGTTTTCATCCATACACTTAGACCCCAAAAAGGAAAGTGGAAGTTTTTTGACACGGAAGTGGTGTCTGTAAGCTACTTAGATGAAGATATATCGGTTCAAAATAATGTCGATAGTTTATCTAATGAACCTACATATAAAACCTTACATGCACCTAGTATGTTTGATTTTATTATTACGGATGAAATTGACTTAAATAATGATGGAACCCTAGAAATAGTTTCTTTTAATGGGGGACCAGAAGAAAGTAGCAACTACATGAATGAAAATGTAGAGATAAAAGTTGAATTTGATACGGGTGAAATATTTTCAGTTCCTGTTAGTGCCGAAAATCCACCTATTTTATATTTGTATGATATTAATTTAGATGGTTGGATGGAGTTGTTTTATGAAACGGGTGCTCGTATAACAGGAACGGATATGTACCAATTCACTCCTGATGGATTGGAATATGTGGATACATTCAACGGAGCCATCGAAAAGCTAAATGCATATGAAGTATTTACTAACGAGGATTATTACACTTTAGATAGTTACTTGAAAGTTACTAATCATTAG
- a CDS encoding carboxymuconolactone decarboxylase family protein, which produces MENNKRYESGLRAMEEFFSKEVRAGMEEIKKISPDLWEMIVSFGFGDLYSRNTLSHVQREIITLTALITQGAFDQLKVHLQAALNVGLSKEEIIEIIIHCVGYVGFPKAVQAMGIAGEIFKETE; this is translated from the coding sequence ATGGAAAATAACAAGCGATACGAGTCTGGTTTACGTGCAATGGAAGAATTTTTTTCTAAAGAAGTACGAGCTGGCATGGAAGAAATAAAAAAAATTTCACCTGACTTATGGGAGATGATTGTATCCTTTGGCTTTGGAGATCTCTACTCTAGAAATACTCTTTCCCACGTACAACGGGAAATCATCACACTCACAGCACTTATCACACAGGGAGCTTTCGATCAGCTTAAAGTTCACTTACAGGCCGCTCTAAACGTTGGGCTCTCAAAAGAAGAAATTATCGAAATCATCATCCACTGTGTCGGATACGTTGGGTTTCCAAAAGCTGTTCAGGCAATGGGAATAGCAGGGGAGATTTTTAAGGAAACAGAATAA
- a CDS encoding thiamine pyrophosphate-binding protein, giving the protein MKTTSSVLVANFKHWGIHHIFGIPGKAISPILFEILHHDMEFVLSKHEAAAGFEASGYALMTQKIGVAVGTSGPGGTNLITAAGQAKASNLPLLIITGHPSMKDTGKAMGQDSSLFGADLVDMFKSVTKFSARVERGDMLQPFLQHALEKALSGVKGPVHLSIPFDILLEQIEPFQLELPVSHDMISPKTGEVIDKLNVAKRPLLFLGKGVHSSQAYEEVQHLAEHWSIPVITTPGGKGAFPSNHTLSLGAFGLGGTAEATEFLHEKVDLLLVIGSKLSDMSIAGLSEAMYPEHIIHFDYDPTFIGKSIPVPTTPVLGDIKANLTAILKDIPKTDSEAFLMPIESIPLHDNNPGERMSAVQVLRAMRYALPDDAIIFGDDGSHSFYGIKYFDIYRPGSFFFDDIFGAMGNGIGYSIGAKLAAPKETIVCLVGDGCMFMHGTELSTAYNYNSPVLFIVLNNGRLDMVEKGMQKMIGTSIGGIYETPLNVARFAESMGLEAYTCYNPYDLTDSIKEALHKIEETNKPIVIEALVDENEIPPTMGRQ; this is encoded by the coding sequence ATGAAAACGACTTCATCCGTATTAGTAGCGAATTTTAAACATTGGGGAATTCATCATATTTTTGGGATTCCTGGTAAGGCAATATCTCCTATATTATTCGAAATATTGCACCATGATATGGAATTTGTATTAAGTAAACACGAAGCAGCAGCAGGGTTTGAAGCTTCCGGCTATGCCTTAATGACTCAAAAAATAGGGGTCGCAGTTGGTACGTCTGGACCTGGTGGGACTAACCTGATTACAGCTGCTGGCCAGGCGAAAGCCTCTAATCTACCACTATTAATCATCACAGGCCACCCTTCGATGAAAGATACTGGAAAAGCAATGGGACAAGACTCTAGCCTATTTGGTGCTGATCTTGTAGATATGTTTAAATCTGTCACCAAGTTTAGTGCACGGGTAGAACGAGGTGATATGCTACAGCCGTTCCTGCAGCATGCCCTTGAAAAAGCGTTATCAGGTGTAAAAGGACCTGTACATCTGTCCATCCCGTTTGATATTTTGTTAGAACAGATTGAACCATTCCAACTGGAGTTACCTGTGTCCCACGATATGATTTCGCCTAAAACAGGGGAAGTAATCGATAAACTGAATGTGGCCAAACGTCCCCTTTTATTCCTAGGAAAAGGCGTTCATTCAAGTCAGGCCTACGAAGAAGTACAGCATCTTGCGGAGCATTGGAGTATTCCTGTCATCACCACACCAGGAGGAAAAGGGGCATTTCCTTCCAATCATACGCTTTCATTGGGAGCATTCGGATTGGGTGGTACCGCCGAAGCGACAGAATTCTTACATGAAAAGGTTGACCTACTCCTTGTCATCGGTTCAAAACTAAGTGATATGTCAATCGCCGGATTATCTGAAGCGATGTACCCGGAGCACATCATTCACTTCGATTATGACCCAACCTTTATTGGGAAATCGATCCCAGTACCAACTACTCCAGTACTTGGCGATATAAAAGCGAATCTGACAGCTATTTTAAAGGATATACCGAAAACCGATAGCGAAGCATTTTTAATGCCAATCGAGTCAATCCCACTTCATGATAATAATCCAGGAGAGCGAATGTCTGCCGTCCAAGTATTACGGGCGATGCGTTACGCGCTTCCAGATGACGCGATTATTTTTGGAGATGATGGGAGCCACTCTTTTTACGGTATCAAATACTTTGACATTTACAGGCCTGGGTCTTTCTTCTTTGATGATATATTCGGTGCGATGGGCAACGGAATTGGCTATTCCATAGGTGCAAAACTAGCAGCCCCTAAAGAAACAATTGTATGCTTAGTTGGGGATGGATGTATGTTCATGCACGGTACGGAACTTTCAACGGCGTACAATTATAACTCCCCTGTCCTATTCATCGTTTTGAATAATGGACGATTGGACATGGTGGAAAAAGGGATGCAAAAAATGATTGGCACGTCTATCGGTGGGATTTATGAGACTCCGCTCAATGTAGCCCGATTTGCCGAATCTATGGGACTGGAAGCATACACCTGTTATAACCCTTATGATTTAACTGATAGTATAAAAGAAGCATTACATAAGATTGAAGAAACAAACAAACCAATCGTGATTGAAGCATTAGTGGATGAAAACGAAATACCACCAACTATGGGGAGGCAATAA